The Mytilus edulis chromosome 5, xbMytEdul2.2, whole genome shotgun sequence genomic interval GATGCAGTAAACACAAATTTAAGTCTTTAATTTAACCAAGCTAACTTAAACATGATTCAATTTGGCATTCCTGATTGTGACACTTCAaaagttagattttaaaaataaaaatgtgttacTTTTGCAATATATGCAACTGTTAACTTAGAAGTAAAAGGcaagaaaatgaatatttaaatctGATCCTATTATCAGTAAATCACAAACATTTCTTCACAGAATAACATTGTTTTGGAACTTGTAGGTTCATAGTTGTCAACTACAAATTTTGTTGATTCTTTCAAGTTTTAATTTCATTGAATCCTTTTCTGTTTAGGAATGGCACATGAAGACAAAACTGACCATAGAAAGATTCCCTGTCAATGACAAAAAGGGGGAATGGCAGACAGCATTACAAAGGTAAGTGTGTCATCATTTTCTCTGTCCAAGAATACTAGAGGTTTATGTAGTAAATATTTTATAGACAAGGAAAAAATTGTAATCAGACATCTGTTTGATTTAATATGTGACTGACTTATCTAAGCTATGGAAAAGGTACTTTTAAAGCTTATAAGGAcctaattaatttgaaaaaaaggatgtggtatgatagccattGAGAGAACTCTCCTCCAGCATCTATAGGTCATGATAGGAGGCTTTTAGGCCCTTTGAAAAGGATCAAAatccatactgcatagtaagctataaagagCACAGAAATTTCAAGTATAAAACAGTTCAGATTAGAAAACTATCTTAGGTACAAAACAagatacaaatatgatatacagcaatgaACTACAAGAATTgtatgtaattttgaataaaattgttcaCATGAATTAAGATTCTTGAAATCTCTGCAAAATCATTTATAATCTTCCTGTTAAACTAAACCACTGATTAACTCAAATGTTACATTAAATTCATCTCTCttttattttagaattgtttCCACATATCTAGTGCATTATGGGTATTGTGCTACAGCTGAAGCATTTTCCAAATCTACAGGACAGTCGTTTGATGAAGATCTCGCCTCAGTTAAAAACAGACAAAGTGGGTCTTTCTTTATTTAGTAAACATGCCAGCTATaaagtatatagatataagaaatgaaaagaacgcaaaaaaagaaacattagtTTATTTCTATGTTTCCGTAACATAAAATCGTTGAAAGTATATACTTTTACATCAGAATATTGATTGAATTATATCAAATGGGtaatgttaatcatgttaatgctcACATTTCTGGATTAGGAATGTAGTTATTTAGAGTCTACTAAAACGAGAAGTAACTTTCagatttttaagaaaattgttaagtGGAAAGATATACTGGACAGCTACTTCTTTAAGATATACCTCTCGACATTAAACAACCATccatcatttttataaatatttatggtGCTTATTTGGAAATTTGTTAAAAGGATATCATGATATAGTCATATATTAGCAGTGCTTTATGCATGGTTGGGTTAATAAGAAATATTCCTTATGATACACAATCTCAACCcataaaaaaatacacacaaaaaccccaatttatttcaattatattatACAACAGAAGTGAAGAAACATATATAAAGTACTAGTAAATATAAAAATGGTAGTGAATGTCTGTTAAATATACCAATTGTTAAGTACCTTACAATTTATCTTTACTGTAATGATAAAAAGCTTAACAGTTAAAACAGGGCCAGTTTCAGAgcttctttttgtttttcttgcTCTGTAGTTGTATAATTATTTAGAAGTAGTAATTGAATTTTTGctctatatttataaataaattgtagGAATACAGAAATTAGTGCTAGCAGGAAGAATGGGTGAAGCTATAGAGACAGCACAAGAACTATATCCAGGATTATTAGAACACAatcttaatttattatttatgttaaaatgtagACAATTCATTGAAATGGTGAACGGTACTGACAGTGAAGTACGTGGCCCAGCCATAAGGAGCCCAAAATCACAAGGGAGTAACCGTTCAAGTCCGAATATGAGTCCGGTACATCACAGTTTGAATTCAGCTAGAAACACTCCAGTTGGATCTCGGGGCAGTAGTCCAAATAGACCCATTGGGGTCAAAGGTTACTGTTCAGGGTCAACAAGTCAAAGTTCACAAATAAATAATCAGAACAGTAATTGTGATCTCAAACCAATAAATGAGGAAGAAATGAACGCAGCAAACATAGCCATGAATGGCAAAGACAGACCGGTGATTGAAAGTGACGATGTAGATATGTGTGACAATAATGTAATAGATGACAGTAAACATGTGACTAATGGTACCTCCCAGTGTGTTAATGGATTTAGTAAAAATGGTGAAGTTTGTAATAATTCAGAGGAAATGGGTAGGTTTGCAGTATTATAATTTTAAAGGTGAGGGTATGATAAGGCTTCACTATTTAGcctaataaatttaaaaataaaagtgcaaTAAATCTTTCAAGACATTATTCTGTAAggcatgaatattttttatttggtcttAAATATTTGCTTTTATAGGTTTTAACAACTTGAAATAAAAGTTCTATTTTgagatttcttaaataaaattaagatatgaaaaacatttttacaaCCATCAAATCCTCAATTAATGCcttcggagcttaaaatacaatatatacatgatatatctctattcaaaagaaactgacagaaaacaaggtcagatcatacatttaaaatctgtcatatgttGTTTGTGCTTGCCATACGTTTTCATAAAAATTGGTTATGTTATCCAATAAAAATGAACCTTACAAACAATAATGCGTTCGATGTTTTACCTTGTTCATTTAATAACTTCTACTATTGCATTTGAATAATGGTGATCAGAAAGAGTCCAAATCTTGTTCATAAGATATAACATCTATTTAGTAGTtgaaattgatttttgttttttccaGATATTGATCACCACTCAGGGAAACGACATCTATGTGGTGGCAGTCAGGGAGCCATAGAAAAGATGTTGGTATTTGGTAGGGAACTTAAAGCCATGCACAACCAATTAAAGGCACAATATGGACATAATGATCCTAATGAAAAAATGTTACAAGTAAGATAATCATAGCTGATATAAGTGTAAAATCTAGAACAATATATACACACCTGTGACCTTATCACTGGCTATTAGAAAGGCAGATACCGTAGGATATGTGCTCCCAATTACACATAATAATAAATGTTTGAGTAAAATAAATTTTGGTAATTATTTCCCATTGTGTTTGCATTACAATGATTTATGTAATCATGCACAGCAGATTTAGATATGGTTATAGGGGGGGATAATGTTGCATCTTCAATCCTTCCATTTTAGCTCTGTGAGCTTTAGCGATATTTTTACGTCCATTGTTCGTAAGTTTTTCTGTAAAAATCTTCCCTAAAACTGTTATCTAAAAAAACAATGTAACCaggttttaaaaatgtaaattgaaaaattgcaaaaatgatcagtaaCACAAAAGAGTACCTACAGTATGTGCATATAATAGTCCTAATTAACAATTGGTGATGTTTTCAGTCACAGGTTTAAGCTATCCAGTGATTAAGATAGGTGATTTACAATTTCCTGTATAGACCATGTTTACCTCAATGTACATAGCAGTTTATCTGACCGTTTAGCTTTACCTCAATTCAGTGGTTCATTGTGTTAAGTGTACATAGCAGGGTTTATCTGACCGTTTAGCTTTACCTCAATTCAGTGGTTCATTGATCAACATTAGTTTTTTGGGGTAATGCCTGTTTTGCAGATACTATAAGCCATAGATCATTTCTATTTGTTGTATGGAGTATATAGAAAGTGAATGTCGTTCAGGTAGGGTTCATCAGACCTTAAcctcattggtcaatgttaagctTTCAGAGTTATGTCTGTTAATCAGataatataagcaataggtcaattatattttatgAATGGAATGATTCAAAGATGTTCAAATGTGTCTGGCATAGTTCTTTTtaccttgaccacattttcattCACAAGACTATATAAGGAAGGGTTCCTTATCCATTCATCATGTaaaacatgcagacttcttatacgttcaggtatttcacatccaattttttatggaaatattctttataaagcacaaaggtgtcagtattcacctcaaaaacttacaaaacctttgaatagacttattaagaagggatatagttacgatactgttgtcaggtcattaaagattgcatattttggcgttaatattgattcacttatatggtctttgcatcggaactaaacacatttattcaaaaaccagttgttggcatgacacgggttatgtttttctcatatatgttatgatggtatgatactaaacccctaacgggaaggattgtgcctgatgttcatatgatgaaatcataatctttcagtcagtttaattgaagtctggagctggcatgtcagttaactgctagtagtctgttgttatttatgttttattgtcattttgtttattttctttggttacatcttctgacatcagactcagacttctcttgaactgaattttaatgtgcgtattgttatgcgtttacttttctacattggctagaggtatagggggagggttgagatctcacaaacatgttaaaccctgcTGTATTTTTGCGCCtggcccaagtcaggagcctctggcctttgttagtcttgtattattttaattttagtttcttgtgtacaatttggaaattagtatggtgttcattatcactgaactagtatatatttgtttaggggccagttgaaggacgcctccgggtgcgggaatttctcgctacattgaagacctgttggtgaccttctgctgttgtttttttctatggtcgggttgttgtctctttggcacattccccatttccattctcaattttataaatccAGAAAAGTATACACAGAAattaatggtgtttttttttatttcaggatgCATTTAGTTTAGTAGCTTATTCTGATCCTTGGAGTAGTCCTATGGGATACCAGTTGGATCCAGTGCAAAGAGAAAAAGTGTGTGCTTCACTCAATAGTTCTATATTAGGTAAGAATGATATAGTATTTGTTATGcccaacaacaaatggaagtttttaacgaccttgactggctatacagcccttgcacggtcggcaaATGTTATGCCCACACTCTATCAATGAGAACTATATTACAAACCATGTTGGTCTCTGTCTTTTGCACCTCACATATTttggtcacattttttttacaggtaaacaaatTATTATGTCACATTGTTTGATTAACAAAGCAACAGTTCTTCACAGTGATTGAAATAccactttgaatttttaaaaattacaaaaaagattCAATTTAGGAAAACAGCAAACCTCAGTGTGCCTGCCATTTAGTCAGAttctttaaatttcatatttttctacctCCACCAACCATAGCAATCAAAACACTGTCATTTgtacaagaaaataaatattgcCTTAGAAAGaccaaaaacaattttttatccttaaaaaatcttaaactttCTTAATATGTTTCAGAATCCTATGGTTTGCCAAAACAACCTCCATTAGAATTAGTGATTGCTCAATCAACAGAATGCATGAAACTGATGTCAAAAGCAGCAATCGGGTCATGTGCATTCGCCAGTGTGGCAGACTATCTACGTTGACCAACACAGTGCCTTTAACGAAAATTGTGATAAATCACGGCCAAAATCTCTACTACCTACAGTGGATCAGTTAAATCATCATGTTAACCCAGTTTGAAGTATTGTTTGACAGTTATGATATATGTAAATTAATGCTATATAAAATCGTAGAAAACAGTTGTAATGCTTGCTTGAGATACATTGTACAAAGAGAGCAATAGAATCATCTGATAAAAGAAACATGGTTCTTTATTACATGAACTGGTTCTTTATTACATGAACATGCGTATGTAGTATTGATTTTGTCCTGTATGAACCAACATCATTGAACAACCAAAGCTTCAAATATGCAGGCAGAACATTATTTATAAAGTTGTGATATAGAGTGAAAGTTTTATCATTCAGCCTCATGTTCACTTACTCATAAGTACTTTAGAAACATTGTCAGTCTTAGAAGATATCTGACTATAACAGATTTTAGCATTCCTGTTAGgacttttatcaaatttaaaccACAAACCATATTTATAGTCTATTAACCAATGCATCTTGTTTTGTGCAAATTTACTCTGATTCATAATTTCATTCATTTGAAAATATCCTTTATGAATTTAACAACTATCAAATGTATCGTCATTTTAGAGACTATTTGATAGAAAATATTGATAAGGGAATAAAAAAAGCATTTACATGTTGAAATACATGTGTTGCATTCAGAATAACGAGAAAAAAACTATGAAATCTGCTTTGATAAAATTTTGTTCCTGTTTGATTAAAAAATAGCTGTGGTTTCTTATGCCATATTTTTGCAGTTGTTTTATTAATGCTGGTGAAAGGTATTGGAAAAGGCATGTTCTATAGGTTATTATTCAAAGTGCCAATTTAAAGTTGATATTTACACCATATCATGTGACAGTACTATGTGTATAGTCATGTGACTGTGTTATTAACGATAATTTATACAAtgtgtaaaagattttatgtaaCCTGTTAAAATTATCACAAATGCTGCATAAAAGTCTTGTGAAAATCAAATAAGAATATGTGAAAATGTATAAACGTTACACACATTCTTCGATTTCACCATTGATTAAAAATGATTGGGTTATGTCCCTTGGTATTATAAATGCAAATAATATATGAAGAGAAAACAAGTTGTTGCCCATGTGGTCATCATGTTGTATATGTTGACTTTGTTGATGaagtgaaatattttatattattatttatgaaaaaatacaaatatttggacatttttaataaataatgtcTAAAGAATTGTgtgatatacaaaaaaataaataaatagatggATTATTGGAGTATTATTTTATTGCCAAAATTTTAGTGTAAGTGCTATTATAATATGTTGTCaacataacaattttaaaatgagacgttaaatgattacaaatgagacaactgtccaccagagttcaaattaattggatgtaagcaattacaggAATCTGCACAGCCTTCAATCATACTGTATAGTCCGCTATCAAAGGCCCCAAAaggaaaatgtgaaacaattaaagaGAACACTAACAGAACAggttatttataacaaaacaatttatgaaaaacagaAATATGATAGATATGAAACAAACACAACCACAACTAAATCCTGACGTATGACAGGCTGGATTAGACATGTTTGGGAACACTCAACCCTtccctaaactgggacagtggtggTACAGTACCACATAGGAGCAAAtgtgaaaatcagttgaaatgggCATAACTGAAAATATTGGTACAAGgtacaaaaaacaataaattaaaaacaaaagacaaaagcaTAGAAATCAAAGTATTCACAGTTACTGAAAACAAGTTTTAAGCCAATAagaactaataaataaatcatggtCTACAATTAGTACACAGCCCATGGATTTATTGAAGACATCATAAAAAACTATGAAAGACTTGATAGCAGGAAATATCAATCAACACTCAACACCAAAACCTGACTCGTTTAAGGTATAAGAAAACAAGAAGCAACACATTACTTAATTTGGTGGACAAGCACAAAAAATTGAAAGATTAAGTGTCTACATGTAAGCAAATTACCCAATTGACTTAATTAACCATTTGTTTCTTCTAAATTTCATGTGATTGGCAATTTAGTCTTTACTCAGTCTTATTATTGCTCTGTTTTAAACAgaatgtaatgttaatttctaaTCTGTTTAAAATGCTATGAAATATCTGTTATAAAGTCGGttgattttttgtgaaaattttGGCTTGAATTGCCACAATATCTCAATTTTTGTCAAGTCTGTGACTTCTGTCGTAGAACGCTTGACATGGGGATATTAATCTGGCAACAAAATTAACTTACTTATTTAAAAAAGCTTTATTGTTTGTAGATAGATGCCTTATATTATgtagtttccgtctgtcacatttCCATtatctttgacctcattttcacggttctgtttttgtattgttaatttttttattaatacgagtaataggataactttatttattatgtgccttgtaaggtcctcatgcctgtcggAAAGTTTTTATCTGACCTTAAGTTAAGTTTTTGcgtttttttttggtcaaatacTTATGAAATACGTCAActaaatttggtgtatggaaatattttatgatgtacatgtcagtcttgcagattttatttgaccttgacctcattttcaggtcATTATTCACTATGTTCAGGTCTGTTTAATTATTAGCTATAGGTCACCTATACTTAGTGTATgaaattattgtaaggtgtatgtctgtctggcaggtatcaaCTGACCGtgaccttatttttatggttcattggttaatgcTACGTTTGTTTctaagatactataagcaattggtcaactatatttaatgcatagatttattgtaatgtgtacatgtctgtctggcatgttccatcttaccttgacctcattttcaggttCCATcagtcaatgttaagttttcctggttaagtttgtttcttagaaactataattATAGGTTGACTATAGTTGGTGTATTGAATGTTGTAAGATGTATTTCctgtttggtttatctgaccttgatctcaatttctgggatcatgttaagtttatgtgatacttgtagtaaagttttatatttaggactatcaacatataatcaatggtcagtaaagaaggcgagaaatttcagtatgtgcactcttgttattaaatgcaatgaaataattaattttattgctGTAAACATTTCTCTTTAATAGGTTTATGAACAAAATTGCATGTCTTctgtattcaatattttttcagcTTTGGTATTATTaccttttgaaaattttataatacACAGgcctacagaaggggtcataaacatTAATCTAGTTTAATGAGGTCCCAAACATCCAACATTCAATCTGAACAAGTAAGGAAATGAAAAccataaaagcaacaaaaaaaaactataagacCAGAATAATGGACATCATAATCACTTAGTAAACAAGTAAAAACTGGCACTGATAACTGAAGCTCCCACACACTGAACTTTATTGAGAGAAAAACACTTATTTAAACTATCAAAATACTAGTTCTATTCGAGGAACACAGTATCTGTATTTCAATTAGATCAGATTAAAATTAAAGAAGTTATTTTAACCCTGCCaaattctgtatgtgtctgtccaaagtctgaagcctataattcagtgattgtcatttgttgctgtatataatatttgttttacattcaatgttatgtttataaagcaggctgttagttttcctgtttgaaatcttggttttacatttgtcatttgaaTGCTGTTTATAGCTGACTGGTATGGGTTTTCCTCATTGATGAAGGCTGGACTATAagacttctatgtcatttggtttggttgagagttgtctcaatggcaaatATACCACATCTCCGTAGTTTTACATTCAATAACAGAAGATTAATTCAAATGATCCCATTGCAGTAAATATACCATACATTCAATAACACCAGATAAATTTTATTCATTGCAGTAAATCAATTAAACAGATGAATTAAAAAGTTGAAAGAATTTTAAAgtatacaacatattttttattattacctGTCAATAATAAATACAATTACAACAATTACATTGATATAACATCAATAATTATCAATTAAAAGttatattattctgttttaattaTATGTTAATCATTATAACATTCTACAGTtgtgattgttaaaaaaaagggtatataaaaataatgtattggTTCACTCTtctgaattataaaaaaataaattacatgaaattgAATAAGGACTTTTGCTCAAATATGCAATTATATAATGACACAatgtatgatatatacattttcaaCAGCTTCAAAAATACTTACCTAAAGACAGAAGTTAAAActaacatgttttatataagAGAGATTCATAATAAATGTATGcatgatataaataatatgtaCTAAAGTGTTTCAAAACCGTAAAAATATGAAGTGTAAACTATACACTGACAACAGTTAATTTACAACTAAACATCATACATGATTAACCATTCTATAATTTTTCATgatgattattaaaaaaataatgtaaatcttTGCATTAAGCTTGGTGACTGTCATGTATGTAATAGAGTTATATTctattacaataatatatattactgattacaaatgtgtcgaggtttctgattggataacaacacagagatttcagtatatattcaggaaactgccggggtatatacgacgtttttatccccaattggaacctcaaaaacgtcatcataacaccggttactatgtgacgtagtcataaGCTATCAGACTGTAAGAggttcacagagggaaaataatgacgtgcttcagtcaataatacatttttgatacaaaattacgcaattaacacttttaatactttaa includes:
- the LOC139525352 gene encoding ran-binding protein 9-like, producing MAAISESSSTESLISSVQDSVDRIKSLYPAVNEEETPLPKCWSQKDKFTCIGLSQNNLRVHYKGIGKAAKDAASVRATHAIPASCGIYYYEIKIISKGRDGYMGIGLSAQGVNMNRLPGWDKNSFGYHGDDGHSFCSSGSGQPYGPTFTTGDVIGCCVNMIDHTCFYTKNGINLGVAFTDLPINTLSLYPTVGLQTPGEVVEANFGQLPFIFDIEDYMKEWHMKTKLTIERFPVNDKKGEWQTALQRIVSTYLVHYGYCATAEAFSKSTGQSFDEDLASVKNRQRIQKLVLAGRMGEAIETAQELYPGLLEHNLNLLFMLKCRQFIEMVNGTDSEVRGPAIRSPKSQGSNRSSPNMSPVHHSLNSARNTPVGSRGSSPNRPIGVKGYCSGSTSQSSQINNQNSNCDLKPINEEEMNAANIAMNGKDRPVIESDDVDMCDNNVIDDSKHVTNGTSQCVNGFSKNGEVCNNSEEMDIDHHSGKRHLCGGSQGAIEKMLVFGRELKAMHNQLKAQYGHNDPNEKMLQDAFSLVAYSDPWSSPMGYQLDPVQREKVCASLNSSILESYGLPKQPPLELVIAQSTECMKLMSKAAIGSCAFASVADYLR